ATTCCTCGTCAACACATGCTCACTGGAACTTTCCTAGTGAATTTCTCGAGTTCCTCGCATGGCTATGGCGATAGGTCGTAGATTCAGAAAATGACAAGGACTTGTTCATAGGCATTCATTACTTATTTACTATATTACTAGGAAGGTTTGTAGAAGCTTCTATGTCTTTGCAATCTGAAGTTGCATACTTCAAGTAATTTTCAGTCTCTTTATTTTCTAAGCTTCCAAGTCTTCGATGGAACCACTTCTTGTGGTGATGATGTTTTGGTCTCCTCTCGCTAATGGCAATGGCAATGTCATTAGGGAAGAGGTCTCGGAGCACAAACGCGTGTACTATTGTGGTTACAAGCAGAGCTGTGACAAAGAAAGTGGAGATGATAGAGAGTGTGACAGCTAGAGATTGAGTTAATATGTTGGTGACTTCATTTGAGTACCTAATGGTTGCAATGGCAGCTCCAGTCATGGGGAAAGTGTAAGCCCACCAAGCCAATGAGAACCTATAAATTCAAGAACGCATAAATGTAAGGCAACCTCAGGAGAGGAGAACTGATGCATAGGAAAACGACTTCAAAGATTAGACTTAGATACTTACTTGAATCCTCGGAAAAAATTTATACGAACTGCCTGCAGAAATACAGATCATAATAGCATGGTTAGAAAATTGAAATTAATCACACCAACGATGCAATTTAGCTGTTTTTCAAAAGCTCAATTTGATCATATGGTAGAGGCTTACTAGTGAGAAATAAAGAAACAGGGCAATGAAGTAAGCAATCCTAGAGCCGTAATCAAAGGAGCCTTGAATCTTTGCCCATGCCATGGAAGCAACGCTTGGTGCTGCAACAAACAGAAAGAATACTGGATGGAGCTCCTTTGGCAGCGTTTCATTTGTTGGAAGTCTCTGGTAGAGGGTTACAAATAGGACTGTGTAGTGAGCCAACCCAACAGCAAAGAAGAAAATAGGCCCTTCTTTTAGCCCCATTGATGCACCCGACAATGCCCCAACAAAGTTCCCTACAATTGAGAGATGATTTAAAGGATTCGCCACTCTCGAAAGCCTCCTTTGTCCTCCAGACATCCACTGTCCATAGATCTTAAGCTCAAGACAGAGGATTGGGCTCATGAGAATGTACCAAAGGACACTATGCAGGTTGCTAGAAACTGATAGAGGCACTCCATGTGCTAAGAACAGGAGGGCTATCCATGGAGCAAAGAAGAAATTGACACGGATTGGGTGGTAGTATTCTCGTCGAACTGCTTCAAAGTAGAGAATCACTTTGAGAAGATAGATGGAAGCAACAGTGGCTACAAGAGCAAGAGAG
Above is a genomic segment from Hevea brasiliensis isolate MT/VB/25A 57/8 chromosome 17, ASM3005281v1, whole genome shotgun sequence containing:
- the LOC110658216 gene encoding S-type anion channel SLAH3-like isoform X3; this encodes MPTSPRENNPEINEMDNGATSFSNGISVSSTDSKAASFQTKQIKFHSQPMPKGSAVELGVNITNSHNHQKLKDKSYDSFKTWSGKLERQISHLRGKPRELFPENSVEHRAEMNALPVDRYYDALEGPELENLRASEEIVLPDDKLWPFLLRYPISSFGICLGISSQAIMWKTLATSASTKFLHISPNVNLVLWCISLALVATVASIYLLKVILYFEAVRREYYHPIRVNFFFAPWIALLFLAHGVPLSVSSNLHSVLWYILMSPILCLELKIYGQWMSGGQRRLSRVANPLNHLSIVGNFVGALSGASMGLKEGPIFFFAVGLAHYTVLFVTLYQRLPTNETLPKELHPVFFLFVAAPSVASMAWAKIQGSFDYGSRIAYFIALFLYFSLAVRINFFRGFKFSLAWWAYTFPMTGAAIATIRYSNEVTNILTQSLAVTLSIISTFFVTALLVTTIVHAFVLRDLFPNDIAIAISERRPKHHHHKKWFHRRLGSLENKETENYLKYATSDCKDIEASTNLPSNIVNK
- the LOC110658216 gene encoding S-type anion channel SLAH2-like isoform X2, with the protein product MEILDLAKHEESIPTLLKYISTKEVGTGTITLENSPVKFQPINHQTHHSISISMPTSPRENNPEINEMDNGATSFSNGISVSSTDSKAASFQTKQIKFHSQPMPKGSAVELGVNITNSHNHQKLKDKSYDSFKTWSGKLERQISHLRGKPRELFPENSVEHRAEMNALPVDRYYDALEGPELENLRASEEIVLPDDKLWPFLLRYPISSFGICLGISSQAIMWKTLATSASTKFLHISPNVNLVLWCISLALVATVASIYLLKVILYFEAVRREYYHPIRVNFFFAPWIALLFLAHGVPLSVSSNLHSVLWYILMSPILCLELKIYGQWMSGGQRRLSRVANPLNHLSIVGNFVGALSGASMGLKEGPIFFFAVGLAHYTVLFVTLYQRLPTNETLPKELHPVFFLFVAAPSVASMAWAKIQGSFDYGSRIAYFIALFLYFSLAVRINFFRGFKFSLAWWAYTFPMTGAAIATIRYSNEVTNILTQSLAVTLSIISTFFVTALLVTTIVHAFVLRDLFPNDIAIAISERRPKHHHHKKWFHRRLGSLENKETENYLKYATSDCKDIEASTNLPSNIVNK
- the LOC110658216 gene encoding S-type anion channel SLAH2-like isoform X1, whose translation is MEILDLAKHEESIPTLLKYISTKEVVGFDCNSSLNSQKQPSGSHPFSSSPIGTGTITLENSPVKFQPINHQTHHSISISMPTSPRENNPEINEMDNGATSFSNGISVSSTDSKAASFQTKQIKFHSQPMPKGSAVELGVNITNSHNHQKLKDKSYDSFKTWSGKLERQISHLRGKPRELFPENSVEHRAEMNALPVDRYYDALEGPELENLRASEEIVLPDDKLWPFLLRYPISSFGICLGISSQAIMWKTLATSASTKFLHISPNVNLVLWCISLALVATVASIYLLKVILYFEAVRREYYHPIRVNFFFAPWIALLFLAHGVPLSVSSNLHSVLWYILMSPILCLELKIYGQWMSGGQRRLSRVANPLNHLSIVGNFVGALSGASMGLKEGPIFFFAVGLAHYTVLFVTLYQRLPTNETLPKELHPVFFLFVAAPSVASMAWAKIQGSFDYGSRIAYFIALFLYFSLAVRINFFRGFKFSLAWWAYTFPMTGAAIATIRYSNEVTNILTQSLAVTLSIISTFFVTALLVTTIVHAFVLRDLFPNDIAIAISERRPKHHHHKKWFHRRLGSLENKETENYLKYATSDCKDIEASTNLPSNIVNK